One genomic segment of Amycolatopsis sp. Hca4 includes these proteins:
- a CDS encoding amidohydrolase family protein: protein MDTLITAGRVLPRPATPVDDGAVLVRDGVIVAAGPRADVAAQAAPDAVRHDFPTGTALAGLFNVHVHLAFDASREMLAHFTGTEDLLDDARARLTAMLRSGVTTVRDLGDRGHLGAAVRRSFEGSPAPRLLVSGPPITVPGGHCHFFGGETASDGEIRTLIDANAAAGADVIKVMASGGQITEGGADMWESQFDARQLRVVTEHAASHGLPVAAHAHGAEAIEAAVEAGVSTVEHCSFLTGPRSFDRPAEVAERMAAEGISACSTSSRNWRVIVEKLGDDVAQAMYGRLPWLEEHGVRLLSGTDAGLPGSVFDDPVGALELYEWLGFPRRRILEIATEDSAAGLGLGAVTGRLEAGLAADVLVVEGDPLASLAALRNPVLVLAQGRPA from the coding sequence GTGGACACGCTGATCACCGCCGGCCGGGTGCTGCCCCGGCCGGCCACCCCGGTCGACGACGGTGCCGTGCTGGTGCGCGACGGCGTGATCGTCGCGGCGGGCCCGCGCGCGGACGTCGCCGCGCAGGCCGCGCCGGACGCGGTCCGGCACGACTTCCCCACCGGGACCGCACTGGCCGGCCTGTTCAACGTCCACGTGCACCTGGCCTTCGACGCGTCCCGCGAGATGCTGGCCCACTTCACCGGAACCGAGGACCTGCTGGACGACGCCCGTGCGCGGCTGACGGCGATGCTGCGCAGCGGCGTCACCACCGTGCGGGACCTCGGCGACCGCGGGCACCTCGGCGCGGCCGTCCGGCGCTCGTTCGAGGGTTCTCCCGCGCCGCGGCTGCTGGTGTCCGGGCCGCCGATCACCGTGCCGGGCGGGCACTGCCACTTTTTCGGCGGTGAAACGGCTTCCGACGGCGAAATCCGCACCCTGATCGACGCGAACGCGGCGGCGGGCGCGGACGTGATCAAGGTGATGGCCAGCGGCGGCCAGATCACCGAAGGCGGCGCGGACATGTGGGAGTCGCAGTTCGACGCCCGGCAGCTGCGGGTGGTCACCGAGCACGCGGCGTCGCACGGCTTGCCGGTGGCGGCCCACGCCCACGGCGCGGAGGCCATCGAGGCCGCCGTCGAAGCGGGGGTTTCCACGGTCGAGCACTGCAGCTTCCTGACCGGGCCCCGCTCGTTCGACCGCCCCGCCGAAGTGGCCGAGCGGATGGCCGCCGAGGGCATCTCGGCGTGCTCGACGAGCAGCCGCAACTGGCGGGTGATCGTCGAGAAGCTCGGCGACGACGTCGCGCAGGCGATGTACGGGCGGCTGCCGTGGCTGGAGGAGCACGGCGTCCGGCTGCTGTCCGGGACCGACGCGGGCCTGCCGGGCTCGGTGTTCGACGACCCGGTCGGCGCGCTGGAGCTCTACGAGTGGCTCGGCTTCCCGCGGCGCCGGATCCTGGAGATCGCGACCGAGGACAGCGCGGCCGGGCTGGGCCTGGGTGCCGTCACCGGACGGCTCGAAGCCGGGCTCGCGGCGGACGTCCTGGTCGTCGAAGGCGACCCGCTCGCGTCGCTGGCCGCGCTCCGCAACCCCGTGCTGGTGCTCGCCCAGGGCCGTCCCGCCTAG
- the hisS gene encoding histidine--tRNA ligase — protein sequence MPEYLPTAPYKGTRDFLPAEMSVRTQVFGHLYDVLERRGFLRYDGPILESAEIYERKSGQEIADKQLYTLTDKGGRRLALRPEMTPSVARMIAGSAKSLSFPVRWYSHPNCHRYEAPQRGRVREHWQINADIFGSDSANCEIEIFELVHDMMAALGATPDMFVLRVNDRNLLTSALTDVAGVSADHLSQVFALVDRWEKYPREKLAESAAEIGLSDKQFEKLAETLAMGEALLDEIPAAVREQSNLVKVLNSSAGSLVKYEPLIVRGLAYYTSTVFEVFDTSPQNRRALFGGGRYSDLASMFTPQQIPGIGFGMGDVTLMDFLDTHGLTPAPRNEVDVMVIPVTEDLFDAARSVASSLRAAGLRTSTPIEHRKLGKELTRADKAGAAAVVIVGQEDWAAGNVTVRSLATREQNPVAVADAPAAVQALLA from the coding sequence GTGCCTGAATACCTGCCGACCGCGCCCTACAAGGGGACCCGGGACTTCCTGCCCGCCGAAATGTCCGTGCGTACCCAGGTGTTCGGTCATCTCTACGACGTCCTGGAGCGCCGCGGCTTCCTCCGCTACGACGGCCCGATCCTCGAGTCCGCCGAGATCTACGAGCGGAAGTCCGGGCAGGAGATCGCGGACAAGCAGCTGTACACGCTGACCGACAAGGGCGGGCGGCGGCTGGCGCTGCGGCCCGAGATGACGCCGTCGGTCGCGCGGATGATCGCCGGGAGCGCGAAGTCGCTGTCGTTCCCGGTCCGCTGGTACAGCCACCCGAACTGCCACCGGTACGAGGCGCCGCAGCGCGGCCGCGTGCGCGAGCACTGGCAGATCAACGCGGACATCTTCGGCTCGGACAGCGCCAACTGCGAGATCGAGATCTTCGAGCTGGTACACGACATGATGGCCGCGCTGGGCGCGACGCCGGACATGTTCGTGCTGCGCGTCAACGACCGCAACCTGCTGACGTCGGCGCTCACCGACGTCGCCGGGGTGTCGGCGGACCACCTGAGCCAGGTGTTCGCGCTGGTCGACCGCTGGGAGAAGTACCCGCGCGAGAAGCTGGCCGAGAGCGCCGCGGAGATCGGGCTCTCGGACAAGCAGTTCGAGAAGCTGGCCGAGACGCTCGCGATGGGTGAAGCCCTGCTCGACGAGATCCCGGCCGCGGTGCGGGAGCAGTCGAACCTGGTGAAGGTGCTGAACAGCAGCGCCGGTTCGCTGGTCAAGTACGAGCCGCTGATCGTGCGCGGGCTGGCGTACTACACGTCGACCGTGTTCGAGGTCTTCGACACCTCGCCGCAGAACCGCCGCGCGCTGTTCGGCGGCGGCCGCTACAGCGACCTGGCGTCGATGTTCACCCCGCAGCAGATCCCGGGCATCGGGTTCGGCATGGGCGACGTCACGCTGATGGACTTCCTCGACACGCACGGCCTGACCCCGGCCCCGCGCAACGAGGTCGACGTGATGGTGATCCCGGTGACCGAGGACCTCTTCGACGCGGCCCGGTCGGTCGCTTCGTCGCTGCGCGCCGCGGGGCTGCGGACGTCGACCCCGATCGAGCACCGCAAGCTCGGCAAGGAGCTGACCCGCGCCGACAAGGCGGGCGCGGCCGCGGTGGTGATCGTCGGCCAGGAGGACTGGGCGGCGGGCAACGTCACGGTCCGCAGCCTGGCAACACGCGAGCAAAACCCGGTAGCAGTCGCCGACGCCCCCGCAGCAGTCCAGGCCCTCCTGGCGTAA
- a CDS encoding MAB_1171c family putative transporter: protein MSTLLSPVNLIALVLFAAALAWRIYQVTRAPTVPNWAVTACVAGFAAAFLLQQTVVSDEVDALLGLGAARVANNALLACGLCALVIFFLGSALGPRRYRRVAAELVPLAVAIALMVVAMALTPPELRGLPLGPSTIHDGGVAAFYLGAGLYLIYGLIACTAWIVRYQRVADRNLRIGLRLSAIGMASAAAGSVFRALYIVVAWAFGPVVKVLLLLGVPFVVAGGMLFLAGVTYPGLRARISALRRRRQHRHEHAALAPLWTVLVEAFPSIVLRTPPRGRGGVNRVHYRRVIEIRDGLVQLSPYLDADFGEVVATDPGAAAAALKTALRRHADGEPSDGRAKQVLPAGADDLESDVRPLLALSAAMKNGK, encoded by the coding sequence GTGAGCACACTTCTCAGCCCCGTGAACCTGATCGCGCTGGTGCTGTTCGCCGCCGCGCTCGCGTGGCGGATCTACCAGGTGACGCGCGCGCCGACCGTGCCGAACTGGGCCGTCACCGCGTGCGTTGCCGGGTTCGCGGCCGCGTTCCTGCTGCAGCAGACCGTGGTTTCCGACGAGGTCGACGCACTGCTGGGCCTGGGCGCGGCGCGGGTGGCGAACAACGCGCTGCTGGCGTGCGGCCTCTGCGCGCTGGTCATCTTCTTCCTCGGCTCGGCGCTGGGCCCGCGCCGGTACCGCCGGGTGGCGGCCGAACTGGTCCCGCTGGCCGTGGCGATCGCGCTGATGGTCGTCGCGATGGCCCTGACCCCGCCGGAGCTGCGCGGCCTGCCGCTGGGGCCCTCGACGATCCACGACGGCGGCGTCGCGGCGTTCTACCTCGGCGCCGGGCTGTACCTGATCTACGGGCTCATCGCCTGCACGGCCTGGATCGTGCGGTACCAGCGGGTGGCCGACCGGAACCTGCGGATCGGGCTGCGGCTGAGCGCGATCGGCATGGCGAGCGCGGCCGCCGGCAGCGTCTTCCGCGCCCTGTACATCGTGGTGGCGTGGGCGTTCGGGCCGGTCGTCAAAGTCCTGCTGCTGCTCGGCGTGCCGTTCGTGGTCGCCGGCGGGATGCTGTTCCTCGCCGGTGTCACCTACCCGGGGTTGCGGGCGCGCATTTCGGCGTTGCGGCGGCGCCGCCAGCACCGGCACGAGCACGCGGCCCTGGCTCCGTTGTGGACGGTCCTGGTCGAGGCGTTCCCCAGCATCGTGCTGCGGACCCCGCCGCGGGGGCGCGGTGGCGTCAACCGGGTCCACTACCGCCGGGTGATCGAGATCCGGGACGGCCTCGTGCAGCTCTCGCCGTACCTCGACGCGGACTTCGGGGAGGTCGTCGCCACCGATCCCGGCGCCGCGGCGGCCGCGCTGAAGACGGCGCTGCGGCGGCACGCCGACGGCGAGCCCAGCGACGGCCGGGCCAAGCAGGTGCTGCCCGCCGGGGCGGACGACCTCGAATCCGACGTCCGGCCGCTGCTCGCGCTGTCGGCCGCGATGAAGAACGGGAAGTGA
- a CDS encoding alpha-hydroxy acid oxidase, which translates to MRTVAEFEAAARQRLDPVHYDYFAGGAQDEITVAENESAFRKLRLLPRVLRGSDKRDLSLTLLGTPSSMPILVAPTAFHRLAHADGELATARAAAMAGTIMIVSMAATTAIEDIAAAAREVAPDPGLWFQLYLQPDLEFTEAIVRRAENAGVKAFVVTVDSPVLGRRERDDRNGFHDLPAGLVVENLRNIGENRSGGNTSHVREIVMSAGLNWDHIAWLRGKTKLPVLIKGVLHAEDARLAVHHGVAGIVVSNHGGRQLDTVPATVDVLPEIAAAVGKAIPVLLDGGIRRGTDVVKALALGADAVGVGRPVVWGLAAGGREGVTQVLELLRDDFDQALAMCGGRHPADLTPDQVRR; encoded by the coding sequence ATGCGCACGGTCGCGGAGTTCGAGGCGGCGGCCCGGCAGCGCCTCGACCCGGTGCACTACGACTACTTCGCGGGCGGCGCGCAGGACGAGATCACCGTGGCGGAGAACGAATCGGCGTTCCGGAAGCTGCGGCTGCTGCCGCGGGTGCTGCGCGGCAGCGACAAGCGCGACCTGAGCCTGACACTGCTCGGGACGCCGTCGTCGATGCCGATCCTCGTCGCGCCCACCGCTTTCCACCGGCTCGCGCACGCCGACGGCGAACTGGCCACCGCGCGGGCGGCGGCGATGGCGGGCACGATCATGATCGTCAGCATGGCCGCGACCACGGCGATCGAGGACATCGCCGCGGCCGCCCGCGAGGTCGCGCCGGACCCCGGCCTGTGGTTCCAGCTCTACCTGCAGCCGGACCTGGAGTTCACCGAGGCGATCGTGCGCCGGGCCGAGAACGCGGGCGTGAAGGCGTTCGTCGTCACTGTCGATTCGCCGGTGCTCGGCCGCCGCGAGCGCGACGACCGCAACGGCTTCCACGACCTGCCCGCGGGGCTGGTCGTGGAGAACCTCCGCAACATCGGCGAAAATCGCAGCGGCGGGAACACGAGCCATGTTCGCGAGATCGTCATGTCGGCCGGGCTGAACTGGGACCACATCGCGTGGCTGCGGGGCAAGACCAAGCTGCCGGTGCTGATCAAGGGCGTGCTGCACGCCGAGGACGCGCGGCTGGCGGTGCACCACGGCGTCGCCGGGATCGTCGTCTCGAACCACGGCGGCCGCCAGCTCGACACCGTGCCCGCGACCGTCGACGTCCTCCCCGAGATCGCCGCGGCGGTCGGCAAGGCGATCCCGGTGCTGCTCGACGGCGGGATCCGGCGGGGCACCGACGTCGTGAAAGCGCTCGCCCTCGGCGCGGACGCGGTCGGCGTCGGCCGCCCCGTCGTGTGGGGCCTGGCCGCGGGCGGCCGCGAAGGCGTCACGCAGGTCCTGGAGCTGCTACGCGACGACTTCGACCAGGCCCTCGCGATGTGCGGTGGCCGGCACCCGGCCGACCTGACCCCGGACCAGGTGCGGCGATGA
- a CDS encoding cation:proton antiporter has protein sequence MSPSEAAPVFFLAVVVILVVARLVCLAAVRLGQPPVVGEMIAGVLLGPSLLGLLLPGVQTALFPDGIRPLLYVGGQIGLVIYMFGAGYEFDPRSIRQSRKSVAAVSAAGTLVPLLLGIGVAVVGMSWVGIGKDGVSPATSAAFVGVALAITAFPMLARIITERGIAGTKFGSLALACGALDDVLAWLLLAVVLGMHAGSAGPIALALGGGVLFAGLVFIVGRRLLARAMRSERMGLDQRVLVTAMTLFAAAWFTDVIGLYAVFGAFCVGIAFPRTPAADAVLAKIMPIGRIVFLPLFFTYSGLNTRFALLADPKLLAFAVLCVVVAIIGKLGASWGAARLAGEPQAIATRVGVLVNARGLMQLIALNVGLAAGIVSPALFTVLVLVALVTTIMTAPALGWLDRRDARRGSTDVLLTAEPVPLTGKS, from the coding sequence ATGAGCCCGTCCGAAGCGGCACCGGTCTTCTTCCTCGCCGTCGTGGTGATCCTCGTGGTGGCCCGGCTGGTCTGCCTGGCCGCGGTCCGGCTCGGCCAGCCGCCGGTCGTCGGGGAGATGATCGCCGGCGTGCTGCTCGGCCCCTCGCTGCTGGGGCTGCTGCTGCCGGGCGTCCAGACGGCGCTGTTCCCGGACGGGATCCGGCCGCTGCTCTACGTCGGCGGCCAGATCGGCCTGGTCATCTACATGTTCGGCGCCGGCTACGAGTTCGACCCCCGCAGCATCCGGCAGTCGCGGAAGTCCGTCGCGGCCGTCTCAGCGGCCGGGACGCTGGTGCCGCTCCTGCTCGGCATCGGGGTCGCGGTCGTCGGCATGTCGTGGGTCGGCATCGGCAAGGACGGCGTTTCGCCGGCGACGTCGGCGGCTTTCGTCGGGGTCGCGCTGGCGATCACGGCGTTCCCGATGCTGGCGCGGATCATCACCGAACGCGGGATCGCCGGGACGAAGTTCGGCTCACTGGCCCTGGCCTGCGGCGCGCTCGACGACGTCCTGGCCTGGCTGCTGCTGGCGGTCGTGCTGGGGATGCACGCCGGGTCGGCCGGGCCGATCGCGCTCGCTTTGGGTGGCGGTGTCCTGTTCGCCGGGCTGGTGTTCATCGTCGGGCGGCGGCTGCTGGCGAGGGCGATGCGCAGCGAGCGGATGGGGCTCGACCAGCGGGTGCTCGTCACCGCGATGACGTTGTTCGCCGCTGCCTGGTTCACCGATGTGATCGGCCTGTACGCGGTGTTCGGCGCGTTCTGCGTGGGCATCGCGTTCCCCCGGACGCCGGCCGCCGACGCCGTGCTCGCGAAGATCATGCCGATCGGCCGGATCGTGTTCCTGCCGCTGTTCTTCACCTATTCCGGCCTGAACACCCGGTTCGCCCTGCTCGCCGACCCGAAGCTGCTCGCCTTCGCGGTGCTGTGCGTGGTGGTCGCGATCATCGGCAAGCTGGGCGCGTCCTGGGGCGCGGCCCGGCTGGCGGGGGAGCCGCAGGCCATCGCGACGCGCGTCGGCGTGCTGGTCAACGCCCGCGGGCTGATGCAGCTGATCGCGCTGAACGTCGGCCTCGCCGCCGGGATCGTCTCGCCGGCGTTGTTCACCGTGCTGGTGCTCGTCGCGCTGGTCACCACCATCATGACCGCGCCGGCGCTGGGCTGGCTCGACCGCCGCGATGCCCGCAGGGGGAGCACCGACGTACTCCTGACGGCCGAACCTGTACCGCTGACCGGGAAAAGTTGA
- a CDS encoding aldo/keto reductase translates to MGMSQAYGVRDNDDESIATIHRALELGVTLLDTANVYANGVNEELVGRAIAGRRDEVVLATKFGIVWNDGAMGARGDAEYVKQSCDESLRRLGVDHIDLYYQHRVDPDTPIEETWGALASLVEAGKIRYAGISEAGAATIRAAHAVHPVTALQSEWSLWTRGIEGEILSTCRELGIGIVPFSPLGRGFLTGAVTSMADLPEDDMRRGLPRFAEGNFERNMAIVEALRELAAAKGVTAGQLALAWVQSQGEDVVPIPGTKRRKYLEENVAAASLELTADDLAAIAAAAPADAIAGERYPERLARAAGR, encoded by the coding sequence ATGGGCATGAGCCAGGCGTACGGCGTCCGCGACAACGACGACGAGTCGATCGCGACCATCCACCGCGCGCTCGAGCTGGGCGTGACGCTGCTGGACACCGCGAACGTCTACGCGAACGGCGTCAACGAAGAGCTGGTCGGCCGCGCGATCGCCGGCCGCCGCGACGAGGTCGTGCTCGCGACGAAGTTCGGCATCGTGTGGAACGACGGCGCGATGGGTGCCCGCGGTGACGCCGAGTACGTGAAGCAGAGCTGCGACGAGTCGCTGCGCCGGCTCGGCGTCGACCACATCGACCTGTACTACCAGCACCGCGTCGACCCGGACACCCCGATCGAGGAGACCTGGGGCGCGCTGGCTTCGCTGGTGGAGGCCGGAAAGATCCGGTACGCCGGGATTTCCGAGGCCGGCGCGGCGACGATCCGGGCCGCGCACGCGGTGCACCCGGTGACGGCGCTGCAGAGCGAGTGGTCGCTGTGGACGCGGGGGATCGAAGGCGAAATCCTTTCCACGTGCCGGGAACTCGGCATCGGGATCGTCCCGTTTTCGCCGCTGGGCCGCGGGTTCCTGACGGGCGCGGTGACGTCGATGGCCGACCTGCCCGAGGACGACATGCGCCGCGGCCTGCCCCGGTTCGCCGAGGGCAACTTCGAGCGCAACATGGCGATCGTCGAGGCACTGCGCGAGCTGGCCGCGGCCAAGGGCGTGACGGCGGGACAGCTGGCGCTGGCCTGGGTCCAGTCCCAGGGCGAGGACGTGGTGCCGATCCCGGGCACGAAGCGCCGCAAGTACCTGGAGGAGAACGTGGCCGCGGCTTCGCTGGAGCTGACGGCCGACGACCTGGCGGCGATCGCGGCGGCCGCCCCCGCGGACGCGATCGCGGGGGAGCGCTACCCGGAACGCCTCGCCCGCGCAGCCGGCCGCTGA
- a CDS encoding response regulator transcription factor, giving the protein MLLVEDDRELAGMLGELLTDEGYETEAVHDGQRGLHLGLTGRYDVMVIDRRLPVLDGLELLRQLRARAVTTRVLVLSALGEVADRVAGLDAGADDYLVKPFEAEELLARLRALGRRDLEGAECLPLGTAALDLRRHEVVLPRGERITLSGREFELLRTLAQRPKAIHPRAALRTRVFADTTGESIVDTYVYYLRRKLGRDAVRTVHGLGYQIGVV; this is encoded by the coding sequence GTGCTGCTGGTCGAAGACGACCGCGAACTGGCGGGCATGCTGGGGGAGCTGCTCACCGACGAAGGCTACGAGACCGAAGCGGTGCACGACGGCCAGCGCGGCCTGCACCTCGGGCTCACCGGACGGTACGACGTGATGGTCATCGACCGGCGGCTGCCGGTGCTCGACGGGCTGGAGCTGCTGCGGCAGCTGCGGGCCCGCGCGGTCACCACGCGGGTGCTGGTGCTCTCGGCGCTGGGCGAGGTGGCCGACCGCGTGGCCGGCCTGGACGCCGGTGCGGACGACTACCTCGTCAAGCCGTTCGAGGCCGAGGAGCTGCTCGCGCGGCTGCGCGCGCTGGGCCGCCGTGACCTCGAAGGCGCCGAGTGCCTGCCGCTCGGCACGGCGGCGCTCGACCTGCGGCGTCACGAGGTCGTGCTGCCGCGCGGCGAGCGGATCACGCTGTCCGGGCGGGAGTTCGAGCTGCTGCGGACGCTGGCGCAGCGGCCGAAGGCGATCCACCCGCGGGCGGCCCTGCGCACGCGCGTGTTCGCCGACACCACCGGAGAGTCCATTGTGGACACATATGTCTACTACCTGCGGCGCAAGCTCGGCCGGGACGCCGTGCGGACCGTGCACGGCCTGGGGTACCAGATCGGCGTGGTATGA
- a CDS encoding sensor histidine kinase KdpD gives MSPEPEERALRRARWVITAQIAVVVSLLVAVAGAIAYGILLSGQHADADRLLARTIQLGPGATPPGCVWLFTPGAQAPPGPPPAGMPIPELNALVPAPGDVHTERRSIEGMTYTFRVENHGGVVSQAFFEERYQIQDRASLVFGLGVAEVLALLAALGCGRVLARRAIRPLEDALRRQRTFVADASHELRAPLTRLHTRAQLLARRSSGRDAAELDHLVRGTRELGEVVEDLLLSAQACGERPALELVELGVLAEEAVAAEAVRASEGQVRLAVTRERRPYVVQGVPTALRRVLSALLDNALGHTPPGGSIEVWLGVPDSRYVELRVRDTGAGFPPADAERIFERFARGSDGDGRRFGIGLALVREVVTGHGGTIAAAARPGAGATFTLRLLRADPS, from the coding sequence ATGAGCCCCGAACCCGAGGAACGGGCCCTGCGGCGGGCGCGGTGGGTGATCACCGCGCAGATCGCCGTGGTGGTGTCGCTGCTGGTGGCCGTCGCGGGTGCGATCGCGTACGGCATCCTGCTGTCCGGCCAGCACGCCGACGCCGACCGGCTGCTGGCCAGGACCATCCAGCTCGGCCCGGGCGCGACCCCGCCCGGCTGCGTCTGGCTGTTCACGCCGGGGGCGCAGGCGCCGCCCGGGCCGCCGCCTGCCGGAATGCCGATCCCCGAGCTGAACGCACTCGTGCCCGCGCCGGGCGACGTCCACACCGAACGCCGGTCGATCGAAGGGATGACGTACACGTTCCGGGTGGAGAACCACGGCGGCGTCGTCTCCCAGGCGTTCTTCGAGGAGCGCTACCAGATCCAGGACCGCGCGTCGCTGGTCTTCGGGCTCGGCGTCGCCGAGGTGCTGGCGCTGCTGGCGGCCCTGGGGTGCGGGCGGGTGCTGGCCCGCCGGGCGATCCGGCCGCTGGAAGACGCGCTGCGGCGGCAGCGGACGTTCGTCGCGGACGCGTCCCACGAGCTCCGGGCGCCGTTGACCCGGCTGCACACACGCGCGCAGCTGCTGGCCCGCCGCTCGTCCGGCCGCGACGCGGCGGAACTCGACCACCTGGTCCGCGGCACGCGGGAACTCGGCGAGGTCGTCGAGGACCTGCTGCTGTCGGCCCAGGCGTGCGGCGAGCGGCCGGCGCTGGAACTGGTCGAGCTGGGCGTGCTGGCCGAGGAGGCGGTGGCGGCGGAGGCGGTGCGCGCTTCGGAGGGCCAGGTCCGTCTGGCGGTGACCCGCGAGCGGCGGCCGTACGTGGTCCAGGGCGTCCCGACGGCGTTGCGCCGCGTGCTGTCGGCGTTGCTGGACAACGCGCTCGGCCACACACCACCGGGTGGATCGATCGAGGTGTGGCTCGGTGTCCCCGACTCGCGGTACGTGGAACTGAGGGTCCGCGACACCGGGGCGGGCTTCCCGCCGGCCGACGCGGAACGCATCTTCGAGCGGTTCGCCCGAGGCTCCGACGGCGACGGCCGCCGTTTCGGCATCGGCCTGGCGCTGGTCCGCGAAGTGGTGACGGGCCACGGCGGAACGATCGCCGCGGCGGCCCGCCCCGGAGCCGGAGCCACGTTCACCCTCCGCCTCCTCCGCGCCGACCCCTCGTGA
- a CDS encoding NAD(P)-binding domain-containing protein, with protein MAEEVLDYLVVGAGPAGLQLAQHLGHAGRRYLVLEAGSAPGHFFETFPRHRALISINKKHTGYADPELRLRMDWNSILAEGDADPILFTGYSEKLFPEAGTLLRYLADYAAKHQLNIRYDTRVTRIRRENETFVLTAGDAEYRANRLIMATGVTKPYIPRFPGAELIDQYVDVDVDPKSFTDQRVLVLGKGNSAFETADNLIEQAAVVHVGGPRPVKLAWRTHFVGHLRAYNAGILDMYQLKLQHAILDGDVREIRKDADGYHVKFAFARADEVIKEIRYDRVIGCTGFRFDADLFDEDCRPELTIDDRFPAQTPSWESVNVPGLHFAGTITQVRDFKKATSAFIHGFRYGVRALAKVLNERYHDVPWPHTELAAKPDALTEAVITRINRTSALYQQFGFLGDVLVVDGDTARYLEEVPVDRVLENPPDDAYVVTLDYGPDHDKIDPFDFVARAAQDKANDHGEGHYLHPIVRHYRRGELVATHHVTENLENEWDKEVHVEPLTAFFTREL; from the coding sequence GTGGCGGAGGAAGTGCTCGATTATCTGGTCGTCGGGGCCGGGCCGGCCGGGTTGCAGCTGGCGCAGCACCTCGGCCACGCCGGGCGCCGGTACCTCGTGCTGGAGGCCGGTTCCGCGCCCGGGCACTTCTTCGAGACCTTCCCGCGGCACCGGGCCCTCATCTCCATCAACAAGAAGCACACCGGGTACGCCGATCCCGAGCTGCGCCTGCGGATGGACTGGAACTCGATCCTCGCCGAGGGCGACGCCGACCCGATCCTCTTCACCGGCTACAGCGAAAAGCTGTTCCCCGAAGCCGGAACCCTCCTCCGCTACCTCGCCGACTACGCGGCGAAGCACCAGCTGAACATCCGGTACGACACCCGGGTGACGCGCATCCGCCGTGAGAACGAAACTTTCGTCCTCACCGCCGGTGACGCCGAATACCGGGCGAACCGGCTGATCATGGCCACCGGCGTCACCAAGCCGTACATCCCGCGGTTCCCCGGCGCCGAGCTGATCGACCAGTACGTGGACGTCGACGTCGACCCGAAGAGCTTCACCGACCAGCGCGTTCTCGTGCTCGGCAAGGGAAACTCCGCCTTCGAGACGGCCGACAACCTGATCGAGCAGGCCGCCGTCGTGCACGTCGGCGGGCCGCGGCCGGTGAAGCTGGCCTGGCGCACGCACTTCGTCGGCCACCTCCGCGCCTACAACGCGGGCATCCTCGACATGTACCAGCTCAAGCTGCAGCACGCGATCCTCGACGGCGACGTGCGGGAAATCCGCAAGGACGCCGACGGCTACCACGTCAAGTTCGCCTTCGCCCGCGCCGACGAGGTCATCAAGGAGATCCGCTACGACCGCGTGATCGGCTGCACCGGCTTCCGCTTCGACGCCGACCTCTTCGACGAAGACTGCCGCCCCGAGCTCACCATCGATGACCGGTTCCCGGCGCAGACGCCGAGCTGGGAGTCGGTCAACGTGCCCGGCCTCCACTTCGCCGGCACGATCACCCAGGTCCGCGACTTCAAGAAGGCCACCAGCGCCTTCATCCACGGCTTCCGCTACGGCGTCCGCGCGCTGGCCAAGGTGCTGAACGAGCGCTACCACGACGTCCCGTGGCCGCACACCGAGCTGGCCGCCAAACCGGACGCGCTGACCGAAGCCGTGATCACCCGGATCAACCGGACTTCCGCGCTGTACCAGCAGTTCGGCTTCCTCGGCGACGTCTTGGTCGTCGACGGCGACACCGCCCGCTACCTCGAAGAGGTGCCGGTCGACCGGGTGCTCGAGAACCCGCCGGACGACGCCTACGTCGTCACCCTCGATTACGGCCCGGACCACGACAAGATCGACCCGTTCGACTTCGTCGCCCGTGCCGCCCAGGACAAGGCCAACGACCACGGCGAAGGCCACTACCTGCACCCGATCGTCCGGCACTACCGCCGCGGCGAGCTCGTCGCGACCCACCACGTCACCGAGAACCTCGAGAACGAGTGGGACAAAGAGGTGCACGTCGAGCCGCTGACCGCGTTCTTCACCCGGGAGCTCTGA
- a CDS encoding helix-turn-helix domain-containing protein, translating to MARERTFAERLSALIEAARVDGRTPHSYREISAAVERAGGPAMSPAYLQQLATGKRVNPKIHYVEALARLFGVPVTYFFDEEGAAAPGGEAQLMAMRAQELSPQGRRQVMDLLELVERYERAEREGRSPEDAPR from the coding sequence ATGGCACGGGAACGCACCTTCGCGGAGCGCCTGAGCGCCCTGATCGAGGCCGCCCGGGTGGACGGCCGCACACCGCACAGCTACCGGGAGATCTCGGCCGCCGTCGAGCGGGCGGGCGGCCCGGCGATGTCGCCGGCCTACCTGCAACAGCTCGCCACGGGCAAGCGGGTCAACCCGAAGATCCACTACGTCGAGGCGCTGGCGAGGCTGTTCGGCGTGCCGGTGACGTACTTCTTCGACGAAGAGGGGGCCGCGGCACCCGGCGGTGAGGCCCAGCTGATGGCGATGCGGGCCCAGGAGCTCTCGCCGCAAGGCCGCCGTCAGGTGATGGACCTGCTCGAGCTCGTCGAACGCTACGAGCGGGCCGAGCGCGAGGGCCGGAGCCCGGAGGACGCTCCGCGATGA